In Zingiber officinale cultivar Zhangliang chromosome 6A, Zo_v1.1, whole genome shotgun sequence, a single genomic region encodes these proteins:
- the LOC121998308 gene encoding uncharacterized protein LOC121998308 — protein sequence MTASICLPAAALLPPSSVYPPNSRRFCHPSPLSPSAYSSRKTRIYAGAERPLEEVYNVRVERGLSPERKSVLGVGKWSIWKTGGPCHLPWDWHVDQQVYVVSGEVRVVPEGAKSGERYMRFVAGDLVRYPKWFEADLFFNGPYEERYRFLAYGDE from the coding sequence ATGACGGCATCCATCTGCCTCCCCGCAGCCGcactccttcctccttcctctgtCTATCCTCCAAATTCCCGCCGCTTCTGTCACCCTTCTCCCTTGTCTCCATCAGCTTATTCGAGTCGGAAGACCAGGATCTACGCGGGGGCCGAACGGCCTCTGGAGGAGGTGTATAACGTCCGGGTGGAGCGAGGGTTATCGCCGGAGCGTAAATCGGTGCTAGGCGTCGGCAAATGGTCGATCTGGAAGACCGGCGGGCCTTGCCACCTCCCCTGGGACTGGCACGTGGACCAGCAGGTGTACGTGGTCAGCGGCGAGGTCCGGGTGGTTCCCGAGGGCGCCAAATCCGGCGAGCGCTACATGCGCTTCGTTGCAGGAGATCTTGTACGGTATCCAAAGTGGTTTGAGGCTGACCTCTTCTTCAACGGCCCTTATGAGGAGCGTTACAGATTCCTTGCTTACGGTGACGAGTGA